The Burkholderia pyrrocinia genome includes a region encoding these proteins:
- a CDS encoding Rieske 2Fe-2S domain-containing protein, translated as MSARPYKIEAQPLAQRYARGWHCLGLARDYQDGKPHTLNVFGRKLAAFADSTGKVSVVDAYCPHMGADLSLGTVQGDNLVCPFHGWAWSGEGQCASIPYCKRIPPKARIGAWPTCEENNLLFVWNDPEGNAPSADVAIPRLDVCFSDEWSDWVVDKMVIQANCRELVDNISDVAHFATVHRAPIDYFANLFEDHKATQLLVGRSEKLGGDSLAALSTYFGPAVHITQMTGQSNGQPIHSVLLNCHVPIDMNSFELRYGVIVKKVAGLSDEQNLEIANAYVKEAQRAFYEDVDIWHSKTRIDNPLLCEGDGPLYQMRDWYSQFYLDVADVRPTSVARKAFEMRIRDGDAPPALHHVFEPQ; from the coding sequence ATGTCCGCACGCCCTTACAAGATCGAAGCCCAGCCGCTCGCGCAGCGCTATGCGCGCGGCTGGCACTGCCTCGGGCTCGCCCGCGACTACCAGGACGGCAAGCCGCACACGCTGAACGTCTTCGGCCGCAAGCTCGCCGCGTTCGCCGATTCGACCGGCAAGGTCAGCGTCGTCGACGCGTACTGCCCGCACATGGGCGCCGACCTGAGTCTCGGCACGGTGCAGGGCGACAACCTCGTGTGCCCGTTCCACGGCTGGGCCTGGAGCGGCGAAGGGCAGTGCGCATCGATCCCGTACTGCAAGCGGATTCCGCCGAAGGCGCGCATCGGCGCCTGGCCGACCTGCGAGGAAAACAACCTGCTGTTCGTCTGGAACGACCCGGAAGGCAACGCGCCGTCGGCGGACGTCGCGATTCCGCGCCTCGACGTGTGCTTCTCCGACGAATGGTCGGACTGGGTCGTCGACAAGATGGTGATCCAGGCCAATTGCCGCGAACTGGTCGACAACATCTCGGACGTCGCGCACTTCGCGACCGTGCACCGCGCGCCGATCGACTATTTCGCGAACCTGTTCGAAGACCACAAGGCGACGCAGCTGTTGGTCGGTCGCAGCGAGAAGCTCGGCGGCGATAGCCTGGCCGCGCTGTCGACGTATTTCGGGCCGGCCGTGCACATCACGCAGATGACGGGGCAGAGCAACGGGCAGCCGATCCATTCGGTGCTGCTGAACTGCCACGTGCCGATCGACATGAACAGCTTCGAGCTGCGTTACGGCGTGATCGTGAAGAAGGTGGCCGGGCTCAGCGACGAGCAGAACCTGGAGATCGCGAACGCTTACGTGAAGGAAGCGCAGCGCGCGTTCTACGAGGACGTCGACATCTGGCACAGCAAGACGCGGATCGACAACCCGCTGCTGTGCGAAGGCGACGGGCCGCTGTACCAGATGCGCGACTGGTATTCGCAGTTCTATCTGGACGTGGCCGACGTGCGGCCGACGAGCGTCGCGCGCAAGGCGTTCGAGATGCGGATTCGCGACGGCGACGCGCCGCCGGCGCTGCATCACGTGTTCGAGCCCCAGTAA
- a CDS encoding cold-shock protein — translation MDTGTVKWFNETKGFGFISPDNGGDDLFAHFSEIRGTGFKTLAEGQKVSFEVKRGPKGLQASNITPQ, via the coding sequence GTGGATACCGGTACCGTCAAGTGGTTCAACGAAACCAAGGGCTTTGGTTTCATCTCCCCGGACAACGGCGGCGATGATCTGTTCGCCCATTTCTCGGAAATTCGCGGCACGGGCTTCAAGACCCTGGCCGAAGGCCAGAAGGTCAGCTTCGAAGTGAAGCGCGGCCCGAAGGGTCTGCAAGCGTCGAACATCACGCCGCAGTAA
- the infA gene encoding translation initiation factor IF-1 has product MAKEELLELDGIVDEVLPDSKYRVTLENGVVVGAYASGRMRKNHIRILAGDRVTLELSMYDLTKGRINFRHKDANSPRPQRNGGPRR; this is encoded by the coding sequence TTGGCAAAAGAAGAACTGCTGGAACTCGACGGAATCGTCGACGAAGTGCTGCCGGACAGCAAATACCGTGTCACGCTGGAAAACGGCGTGGTGGTGGGCGCGTATGCATCGGGCCGCATGCGCAAGAACCACATCCGCATTCTCGCGGGTGACCGCGTGACGCTGGAACTGTCGATGTACGACCTCACCAAGGGGCGCATCAACTTCCGCCACAAGGACGCGAATTCCCCGCGTCCGCAGCGCAACGGCGGCCCGCGCCGCTGA
- a CDS encoding alkaline phosphatase family protein has translation MSADAAPASPAVQDRIQHVFVLMLENRSFDHLFALSGIADIVAASPGDSNAYGGAVYPFGGGAPDRMPTDPCHEFTDVLEQLCGAGVPFVKGQAYPPVGNSGFVSNYAMSHSEGTPPQPADAGKIMQGADVRTQAPSLYALANAFVLCDAWHASMPGPTWPNRFFLHGASSAGLEHSPTKEEMAGWDAFDGFPYPKGSIFGALGDDNWRIYQDQSGDPLGHVPQVASLKGISFFDVDDLAHFEADLAAGYTARYTFIEPGYGDIVHGTYRNGSSQHPMDGLAGGDQLAARVYNAIRNSPVWNSSLLVIVYDEHGGFYDSVRPGAAPPPNDGAAATLNASGFGFDVYGVRVPAIVISPWVAAGQVDHTPYDHASVAATLGRLFGLAPLTDRDRLANNLLGLVTATCRTDCPQRIGT, from the coding sequence ATGAGTGCAGACGCAGCCCCCGCATCCCCTGCGGTTCAGGACCGCATCCAGCACGTGTTCGTGCTGATGCTCGAGAACCGCTCGTTCGATCACCTGTTCGCGCTGTCGGGCATCGCCGACATCGTCGCCGCGTCGCCGGGCGACAGCAACGCCTACGGTGGCGCGGTCTATCCGTTCGGCGGCGGCGCGCCTGACCGGATGCCGACCGATCCATGCCACGAATTCACCGACGTGCTCGAGCAGCTCTGCGGCGCGGGCGTGCCGTTCGTGAAAGGGCAGGCCTATCCGCCCGTCGGCAATTCGGGGTTCGTGTCGAACTACGCGATGTCGCATTCCGAAGGCACGCCGCCGCAGCCGGCCGACGCGGGCAAGATCATGCAGGGCGCCGACGTCCGGACGCAGGCGCCGTCGCTGTACGCGCTCGCGAACGCGTTCGTGCTGTGCGACGCGTGGCATGCGTCGATGCCGGGGCCGACCTGGCCGAACCGCTTCTTCCTGCACGGCGCGTCGTCGGCCGGGCTCGAGCACTCGCCGACCAAGGAAGAAATGGCCGGGTGGGACGCGTTCGACGGCTTCCCCTATCCGAAGGGCTCGATCTTCGGCGCACTCGGCGACGACAACTGGCGCATCTACCAGGACCAGTCGGGCGATCCGCTTGGCCACGTGCCGCAGGTCGCGTCGCTGAAGGGCATCAGCTTCTTCGACGTCGACGACCTCGCGCATTTCGAAGCCGATCTCGCGGCCGGCTACACGGCGCGCTATACGTTCATCGAGCCCGGCTACGGCGACATCGTGCACGGCACTTACCGGAACGGCAGCTCGCAGCACCCGATGGACGGGCTGGCCGGCGGCGACCAGCTTGCCGCGCGCGTGTACAACGCGATCCGCAATTCGCCGGTGTGGAACAGCAGCCTGCTCGTAATCGTCTACGACGAGCACGGCGGTTTCTACGACTCGGTCAGGCCGGGCGCCGCGCCGCCGCCGAACGATGGCGCGGCCGCGACGCTGAATGCGAGCGGCTTCGGGTTCGACGTGTACGGCGTGCGCGTGCCGGCGATCGTGATTTCGCCGTGGGTCGCGGCCGGGCAGGTCGACCACACGCCGTACGATCATGCGTCGGTCGCCGCGACGCTCGGCCGGCTGTTCGGCCTGGCGCCGCTGACCGACCGCGATCGTCTCGCCAATAACCTGCTGGGGCTCGTGACGGCCACGTGCCGCACCGACTGCCCGCAAAGGATCGGCACATGA
- a CDS encoding MFS transporter: MPQTERIAGNPAHRHGMTLLTLCLAVLVAQVDTAVVNLATRAIGDYFHAGVGALQWVVDSYNLTYAVLLLTGGLLADLHGRRRVFIAGTALFTVASLLCALAPSVSVLIAARALAGVGAALLLPASLAIVRVVWRDPVERGRALGIWAACNGAAMAIGPTLGGVLIRHFGWRSIFFVVVPLSIAAMLLAIPAVPESSDPHGRHVDGGAQVTGALALGALAYAAIVFRDSPAACALAGCIAIASFAAFVAIERRHGAAALVPLDLFRIGAFRGTIAATTGMTFGMYGVLFLLPLTWQSIGRLDSTGAGLALLPMALVFVVVSPWSGPLSERVGTRATTAGGVAVIAGGLAAIGASAGSSSLIGAEIGLALTGLGMGIATGPLMTVAVGAVEAARSGTASALVNVARMTGATLGIAVLGTLFAAAHGGAAGLRAAMFAGAAVQLTGAAVSAVSVPRARQAA, translated from the coding sequence ATGCCCCAAACGGAACGTATTGCCGGCAATCCCGCACATCGTCACGGCATGACCTTGCTGACCCTCTGCCTCGCCGTGCTCGTCGCGCAGGTCGACACGGCGGTCGTCAATCTCGCGACGCGCGCGATCGGCGACTATTTCCACGCGGGGGTCGGCGCATTGCAATGGGTCGTCGACAGCTACAACCTCACTTACGCGGTGCTGCTGCTGACCGGCGGGCTGCTCGCCGATCTGCACGGCCGGCGCCGCGTCTTCATCGCCGGTACCGCCCTCTTTACCGTCGCGTCGCTGCTGTGCGCGCTCGCGCCGTCGGTGTCGGTGCTGATTGCCGCACGCGCGCTGGCCGGCGTCGGCGCGGCGCTGCTGCTGCCGGCGTCGCTCGCGATCGTGCGCGTCGTGTGGCGCGACCCGGTCGAGCGCGGCCGCGCGCTCGGCATCTGGGCCGCGTGCAACGGCGCGGCGATGGCGATCGGCCCGACGCTCGGTGGCGTGCTGATCCGGCACTTCGGCTGGCGCAGCATCTTCTTCGTGGTCGTGCCGCTCAGCATCGCCGCGATGCTGCTCGCGATCCCGGCGGTGCCCGAGTCGTCCGACCCGCACGGCCGGCACGTCGACGGCGGCGCGCAAGTCACGGGCGCCCTCGCGCTCGGCGCGCTCGCCTATGCGGCAATCGTGTTCCGCGATTCGCCGGCCGCGTGCGCGCTCGCGGGCTGCATCGCGATCGCGTCGTTCGCCGCATTCGTCGCGATCGAGCGGCGCCACGGCGCGGCCGCGCTGGTACCGCTCGACCTCTTCCGGATCGGCGCGTTTCGCGGCACGATCGCCGCGACCACCGGCATGACGTTCGGGATGTACGGCGTGCTGTTCCTGCTGCCGCTGACGTGGCAGAGCATCGGCCGCCTCGACTCGACCGGCGCGGGCCTCGCGCTGCTGCCGATGGCGCTCGTGTTCGTCGTGGTGTCGCCGTGGTCGGGGCCGCTGTCCGAACGCGTCGGCACGCGCGCGACGACGGCCGGCGGCGTCGCGGTGATCGCGGGCGGGCTTGCCGCGATCGGTGCGTCGGCCGGTTCATCGAGCCTGATCGGCGCCGAAATCGGGCTCGCGCTGACGGGGCTCGGAATGGGGATCGCGACGGGCCCGTTGATGACCGTCGCCGTCGGCGCGGTCGAGGCCGCGCGCTCGGGCACCGCGAGCGCGCTCGTCAATGTCGCGCGGATGACCGGCGCGACGCTCGGGATCGCGGTGCTCGGCACGCTGTTCGCGGCCGCGCACGGCGGCGCGGCTGGCTTGCGCGCGGCGATGTTCGCCGGCGCGGCCGTTCAGTTGACGGGCGCCGCGGTGTCGGCGGTCAGCGTGCCGCGCGCGCGGCAGGCGGCGTGA
- a CDS encoding phosphoadenosine phosphosulfate reductase family protein produces MKQVPIYRGCNACGMPLHYDALMNGTESPAVAASGLCAHCSGRQSNRRSEYEPEADHEWLIDAMISAAEGERTWRHTALSIAKRLSVIGEGGLGVAAGILDSIPVRDTRSTYSAMVLYSGGKDSTYMLIKLAEKGVNVCAWMLDPGYQSPQTLESARRVTGALGIPLVIERPDKTLTDALFRSGFSIGEHSDIDLQKGAMTYGSACWPCFSLIAVSASAFANRHRIPLCFIGTQKGQNRLNLEGAGVLSSQALPKVNDLVAKFVRPFREAIPDQASALDADPNDIRFPTVLVPFYELVRRPERDVQIAHIERYGWILPKNTGACSSNCMINELGRAVMRSRFGFDLYQVIDANERRLGHAPDRAASSSPDPAIVRLGATMLGLSDREAAEFGVKLRKDKHDA; encoded by the coding sequence ATGAAACAGGTCCCGATTTATCGCGGATGCAATGCGTGCGGAATGCCGTTGCATTATGACGCGCTCATGAACGGCACCGAGTCGCCGGCCGTCGCAGCATCAGGGCTCTGCGCACACTGTTCCGGCAGGCAATCCAACCGGCGCTCCGAATACGAGCCGGAGGCCGACCATGAATGGCTGATCGATGCGATGATCTCTGCCGCTGAAGGCGAGCGAACCTGGCGTCACACCGCACTGTCGATCGCCAAACGTCTGTCGGTTATCGGGGAAGGCGGCCTCGGCGTGGCGGCGGGCATTCTCGATTCGATTCCGGTACGCGACACGCGCTCGACTTACTCCGCGATGGTGCTTTACAGCGGCGGCAAGGACAGCACATACATGCTGATCAAGCTTGCCGAGAAAGGGGTGAACGTCTGCGCATGGATGTTGGATCCCGGTTATCAGTCGCCGCAGACGCTCGAAAGCGCGCGGCGCGTGACCGGGGCACTCGGTATCCCGCTCGTCATCGAACGGCCGGACAAAACGCTCACGGATGCATTGTTCCGATCCGGGTTCTCGATCGGCGAGCATTCGGATATCGATCTGCAAAAAGGGGCGATGACCTACGGGTCCGCATGCTGGCCGTGCTTTTCGCTGATCGCTGTCAGCGCGAGCGCGTTTGCGAATCGCCATCGCATTCCGCTGTGCTTCATCGGCACGCAAAAAGGGCAGAACCGGCTGAATCTCGAAGGCGCCGGCGTGTTGTCTTCGCAAGCCTTGCCGAAAGTCAACGATCTCGTTGCCAAATTCGTACGGCCGTTCCGCGAAGCGATCCCTGATCAGGCGAGTGCGCTGGACGCCGACCCCAACGATATCCGCTTTCCAACCGTGCTCGTGCCGTTCTACGAGCTTGTCCGAAGGCCTGAGCGAGATGTTCAGATCGCGCATATCGAGCGATATGGCTGGATTCTCCCGAAAAATACGGGTGCCTGCAGTTCGAACTGCATGATCAACGAGTTGGGTCGGGCAGTCATGCGATCCAGATTCGGCTTCGACCTTTACCAGGTGATCGACGCGAACGAACGGCGGCTCGGGCACGCACCGGACCGGGCGGCGTCGAGTTCCCCCGATCCGGCAATCGTGCGGCTCGGCGCGACGATGCTCGGACTGAGCGATCGGGAGGCCGCCGAATTCGGCGTGAAGCTTCGAAAGGACAAGCACGATGCGTAA